CGTTCATCGCATCCTTAAGTGTGCCTCGACCCGACGTTACGGCAATAACTTCGGCTCCAAGAAGGCGCATCCGAAACACGTTCGGCGCTTGGCGTTTCACATCATGCGCGCCCATATAGACGATACATTTCAGGCCAAAACGGGCACAAACCGTCGCCGTTGCAACGCCGTGCTGCCCCGCGCCAGTCTCGGCAATAATCCGTGTTTTACCCATCCGTCTTGCGAGCAATATTTGCCCCAAAACGTTGTTAATTTTATGCGCACCCGTGTGATTAAGCTCATCCCGCTTGAGATAAATTTTCGCGCCACCAAGGTCTTCGGTCATACGTTCGGCAAAATACAGAGGGCTTGGGCGGCCAACGTAATGCTTCCACAAATCGTCCATCTGGGCCCAAAAACTTTCGTCCGTCTTTGCGCGCTCATATTCCTCCTCAAGACTGAGGATCAACGGCATCAACGTCTCGGAAACGAAACGGCCACCAAAATCGCCAAACCGCCCGTTTTCGTCTGGGCCGTTCATAAAACTATTAAAGAGATCATTCATGGTAGTGCTCCTTTTGCGCGGCTTGCACGAAGTCGGCGATCATTCCTTGGTCCTTGATTCCGGGCGAGGATTCAACCCCTGAGGAGACATCAACTTGACGTGCTCCTGTTAATTTTATCGCCTCGGCCACGTTTTCCGCCGAGAGCCCACCCGCCAACATCCAAGGCTTTACCCATCTGCGTCCAGCAAGGAGGCGCCAATCAAAAGATATCCCGTTCCCTCCCGGCAAAACCGCACCCGGTGACGGCTTCGCATCGACAAGGATTAGGTCCGCAACGGCCTCATAAGCGGCGAGTTGCTCTAGGTCGTCACGCGTTGCGACTCCAACGGCTTTTATAACTGGAAGGCCGTAGCGCGCCCGAATTTCGGTGACGCGCTCTGGTGTTTCGCGGCCATGCAGTTGCAACATATCCAAGGGGACTTTATCCGTGAGTTCATCCAGAAAACTATCGCTGGCATTAACGGTCAAGGCAACTTTCGCCACCCCAACGGGAACCTCGATTGCCAACGCCCGCGCCACATCTATCGACACGTTGCGCGGGGATTTTTCGAAAAAGACAAACCCGATATAGGTCGCGCCCGCCTCAACAGCCGTCACGATGTCCTCCGCATTGCGAAGGCCACAAATCTTAACGTTCACATCACTCGCGGATTGCGAAACGACATCTTCTGGGTTTTGAATACGGATCATGAGTAGGGTTTAACGCGTGGCGTTACTATCCTCAAGTAGAGCGAGCACATCATCTTTGTGCTCCCCCTTTTCTTCTTTCAATCGGGCAACTTCAGCCCGCAAACCGTTAAGCTCTTTGCGTGTACGGTTCGCCTCGGCACGTTGCTTAAATTCCCGAATCCATTCCCAAACGAATCCGATCAATAATCCCGCAACGATCCCGCCAAAAATGACGATAAAGAGCGGCAACTGCGCTGCATATTGAACACCGAGGAAAGCTGCGAAATCGTTTGGCAGGAGTTGAACGGAAACATCGGCGCGATTGGCGAGCGCAATTGTAACGAGCACCAGCCCGAGGGCCGCGAGAAACGCATAGCGAAAATAACGCATTGGATTACTTTCCGTTCAAACGGTCTCGGAGACGTTTGCCAGTTTTAAAGAAAGGCACGTGTTTTTCTTCGACGGCAACACTCTCGCCAGTCCGCGGGTTGCGACCCGCGCGCGCATCACGCTTCTTAACAGAGAACGCGCCGAAGCCACGCAGTTCAACGCGGTCGCCACGAGACATCGCTTCGATAATCTCTTCGAAAATCGTATTCACGATGCGCTCAACATCTCTTTGATAGAGATGTGGGTTTTCATCGGCAATCTTTTGAATCAGTTCCGAACGGATCATCCGTAGTCCCCCTCGTTGTGGTTATTTGCGCTAGCAGACAGTGTGCGCCGGTTCCCGCAACTATAGGGGTAATTTCTCGTCTGAGAAAGATTTTCCAATGGGTTGTCGGTAAAAAATCGCTCAAGTTTGCGTCCAAAGGTCCGATTTTTCTGAATTTTAACCTAGGGTTGCACGGATTTTTCGGATTTTCCCGCTCTGCAGACTTTTGAGAACCATTGATTCGCAAAAAAACGGCCCCACCAAAGTGAGGCCGTTTTAAAATCATACATCAATTGATGTGAAGATTATTCGTCGCCTTTAAGCGCCGCACCAAGGATATCACCGAGCGATGCGCCGGAGTCCGAGGAGCCATATTGCTCAACTGCTTCTTTTTCTTCTGCAATCTCACGGGCTTTGATCGACAGACCAAGGCGACGTGTTTTCGCATCAACGTTTGTTACACGAACGTCGAGCTTGTCGCTAACGCTGAAGCGCTCAGGACGTTGCTCTGCACGATCACGCGACAGGTCGGAGCGACGGATGAAGGATTTCGCGCCTTCATATTCGACTTCGATGCCGCCTTCTTCGATCGCAGTTACTTCAACAGTAATGATGGAGCCGCGTTTCACGCCTTCAACTGCACCAGAGAAGCTATCGTCGAGCGCTTTAACACTCAAGGAGATGCGTTCTTTTTCAACATCAACTTCAGTGACAACCGCTTTAACAACGTCGCCCTTAACGAAGTCGCCAATAACGTCTTCGCCACGGCCTTCCCATGTCAAATCTGACAGGTGAACCATGCCGTCGATGTCGCCTTCGAGACCGATGAAGAGACCGAATTCAGTGATGTTTTTGACTTCACCTTCAACGTTTGTGCCAACAGGGAATTGCTCAGCAAAGACTTCCCATGGGTTTCGCTGTGTTTGCTTGAGGCCAAGCGAAACGCGGCGTTTTGCACTGTCGATTTCCAGAACCATAACTTCGACTTCTTGCGAAGTAGAAACGATTTTGCCCGGGTGTACGTTTTTCTTTGTCCAAGACATTTCAGAAACGTGCACAAGACCTTCAACGCCTGGCTCAAGTTCAACAAACGCGCCATAATCGGTGATGTTTGTTACGCGGCCTTTGTGGACCGACTCAAGTGGGAAGCGTTCTTCAACGAGGGACCATGGATCGTCTTGGAGCTGTTTCATGCCCAAGGAGATACGGTGTGTCTCTTTGTTGATTTTGATAACCTGAACTCTAATTGTTTCACCAATTGTCAGGATTTCGGATGGGTGGTTCACACGACGCCAAGCCATGTCAGTCACGTGAAGCAAGCCGTCTACGCCGCCAAGGTCAACAAAGGCACCGTATTCAGTGATGTTCTTAACCACACCGTCAACCGCATCGCCTTCGGCCAATTTGCCGATAACTTCTGCACGTTGTTCAGCACGTGATTCTTCAAGAATAGCGCGACGCGAAACAACGATGTTGCCACGACGACGGTCCATTTTGAGGATTTGGAACGGTTGCTTAAGACCCATCAATGGGCCCGCATCGCGAACGGGGCGCACGTCAACTTGGGAGCCGGGCAAGAAGGCCACTGCACCACCAAGGTCAACTGTGAAGCCACCTTTAACGCGGCTAAAGATTGCGCCTTCGACGCGCTCTTCGTCACCGTATGCTTTTTCGAGGCGATCCCATGCTTCTTCACGGCGAGCTTTGTCGCGCGAGATAACAGCTTCGCCTTTGGCGTTTTCAACACGGTCGAGGAAAACCTCAACAACGTCGCCAACAGCGATTTCGGGAGCTTCGCCTGGATTTGCGAATTCTTTTAGGTCAACGCGGCCTTCCATTTTGTAGCCTACATCGATGATGGCTTGGCCAGATTCGATTGCGATAACTTTACCTTTGACAACGGAACCCTCTTCGGGTGTGTCAATTTCGAAGCTTTCAGCAAGAAGAGCTTCGAATTCGTCCATAGAATTTATTTGAGCCATGTGGTCTCAGTTTCCTTTACATAGTTTTTTTACGGGCCGTGCGGTTGTCTCCGCCGGTCTTTGGATTACGAATTGGCCGATGCGACGGGTCACCCAACAAAAATAGGCCGGAGTAAATTACCCGACCCTGTATATTCTGCTGCGTGGCGATTCCGCCTTATCGACACGCGCTATATAGAAGCATTTCTGCCCGCAGGCAAGGGCTTCGCACATATCAGGGCGCAATTACGCCTGTGTCTGGAGTGCCGCTTCTATGGCCGCCACCGCCCGCGCAGTCGCGGCCTCAATGGTCAAATCACTGGTATCGATCAAAACGGCATCCAAGGCCGCGACCAACGGGGCGGTTGCGCGCTCGCTATCCCGTTTATCCCGCGCGATGACGTCCGCAAGAACCTCCGACAGGCTGGTTTCTACGCCCGTTTGGGAGAATTCTTGGAACCGACGCGCGGCGCGCACTTGCGCACTTGCGGTCACAAACAATTTCACGTCTGCATCTGGGCAAATCACGGTGCCAATATCACGGCCATCCAAAACGGCCCCCCCGTCGCGCGCAGAGAAACTACGTTGAAACTCTAACAAAGCCGCCCGAACTTCGGGGATAACCGCAATTTCACTGGCCGCATGCGCAACTTCGTTGGTGCGTAGGTTTGATTGTTCTAGATCAGACACGGCGAGGGACTGCGCGGCGAAAATCGCCTCATCTCCACCAAGAACGCGCGCGCCAACGGCCCGATACAAAAGGCCCGTGTCCAGATGCGCAAAACCAAAATGCGCGGCCACAGCCTTGGAAATCGTTCCCTTCCCCGCCGCTGCGGGCCCGTCAATCGCCACCGTAAATTGCATTTTCCACCCGTATCGTTAGTTTCGCCGCTAAATTGTATTGCAGCCATTGGTATTGAAAGAAAGTGAAATGACCCAAATGTGCGCTCTAGGGCGCGTTGCGCTGAAACGTCAGAT
This Falsihalocynthiibacter arcticus DNA region includes the following protein-coding sequences:
- a CDS encoding phosphoribosylanthranilate isomerase: MIRIQNPEDVVSQSASDVNVKICGLRNAEDIVTAVEAGATYIGFVFFEKSPRNVSIDVARALAIEVPVGVAKVALTVNASDSFLDELTDKVPLDMLQLHGRETPERVTEIRARYGLPVIKAVGVATRDDLEQLAAYEAVADLILVDAKPSPGAVLPGGNGISFDWRLLAGRRWVKPWMLAGGLSAENVAEAIKLTGARQVDVSSGVESSPGIKDQGMIADFVQAAQKEHYHE
- a CDS encoding LapA family protein, encoding MRYFRYAFLAALGLVLVTIALANRADVSVQLLPNDFAAFLGVQYAAQLPLFIVIFGGIVAGLLIGFVWEWIREFKQRAEANRTRKELNGLRAEVARLKEEKGEHKDDVLALLEDSNATR
- the ihfB gene encoding integration host factor subunit beta; translated protein: MIRSELIQKIADENPHLYQRDVERIVNTIFEEIIEAMSRGDRVELRGFGAFSVKKRDARAGRNPRTGESVAVEEKHVPFFKTGKRLRDRLNGK
- the rpsA gene encoding 30S ribosomal protein S1; translation: MAQINSMDEFEALLAESFEIDTPEEGSVVKGKVIAIESGQAIIDVGYKMEGRVDLKEFANPGEAPEIAVGDVVEVFLDRVENAKGEAVISRDKARREEAWDRLEKAYGDEERVEGAIFSRVKGGFTVDLGGAVAFLPGSQVDVRPVRDAGPLMGLKQPFQILKMDRRRGNIVVSRRAILEESRAEQRAEVIGKLAEGDAVDGVVKNITEYGAFVDLGGVDGLLHVTDMAWRRVNHPSEILTIGETIRVQVIKINKETHRISLGMKQLQDDPWSLVEERFPLESVHKGRVTNITDYGAFVELEPGVEGLVHVSEMSWTKKNVHPGKIVSTSQEVEVMVLEIDSAKRRVSLGLKQTQRNPWEVFAEQFPVGTNVEGEVKNITEFGLFIGLEGDIDGMVHLSDLTWEGRGEDVIGDFVKGDVVKAVVTEVDVEKERISLSVKALDDSFSGAVEGVKRGSIITVEVTAIEEGGIEVEYEGAKSFIRRSDLSRDRAEQRPERFSVSDKLDVRVTNVDAKTRRLGLSIKAREIAEEKEAVEQYGSSDSGASLGDILGAALKGDE
- a CDS encoding (d)CMP kinase, whose protein sequence is MQFTVAIDGPAAAGKGTISKAVAAHFGFAHLDTGLLYRAVGARVLGGDEAIFAAQSLAVSDLEQSNLRTNEVAHAASEIAVIPEVRAALLEFQRSFSARDGGAVLDGRDIGTVICPDADVKLFVTASAQVRAARRFQEFSQTGVETSLSEVLADVIARDKRDSERATAPLVAALDAVLIDTSDLTIEAATARAVAAIEAALQTQA